ATTTCACCGCTACACTGGGAATTCCACTCCCCTCTCCTGCACTCAAGTCCACCAGTATTACAGGCAATCACGGGGTTAAGCCCCGAACTTTCACCAGTAACTTAATGGACCACCTACGCGCCCTTTACGCCCAGTAATTCCGGACAACGCTCGCTCCCTACGTATTACCGCGGCTGCTGGCACGTAGTTAGCCGGAGCTTACTCTTTAGGTACCGTCATCTTTTTCGTCCCTAAAAACAGAGGTTTACAACCCGAAGGCCTTCTTCCCTCACGCGGCGTTGCTCCGTCAGGCTTTCGCCCATTGCGGAAGATTCCCCACTGCTGCCTCCCGTAGGAGTCTGGGCCGTGTCTCAGTCCCAGTGTGGCCGGTCGCCCTCTCAGGCCGGCTACCCATCGTCGCCTTGGTGGTCCTTTACACCACCAACTAGCTAATGGGACGCGGACCCATCTGATAGCACGAAAGCTTTCCTCGAGTGTTCATGCTAACTCCCGAGCGTATCCGGTATTAGCAGCCGTTTCCAGCTGTTATCCCGGTCTACCAGGCAGGTTATCCACGCGTTACTCACCCGTCCGCCACTATCCTCGAAGTTCGACGTTCGAAATTCGTGGTTCGATTCAAGCATTCCTTTCGGGTCAAGGACCCCAAAGGCTTGCGTTCACTCGAACTTCGAACCTCGAATGTCGAACCTCGAGAACCGTTCGACTTGCATGTGTTAGGCACGCCGCCAGCGTTCGTCCTGAGCCAGGATCAAACTCTCCATAAAATATTAAATATTTCAGGAGCTTGATTAGCTCTTGTTCTCTCGTCCCCTTTAGGGGATTCATTATTGGAATTACTCGCTAGCGTTACATAACGCTTGACGAGGATGTTTGTGGTCATCATAGTTTCAAGCGTCACCGCTTGACTTTTGCTTGACCTGTTGTTCATCCATCATCTGCTGTTTAGTTTTCAAAGACCATGGTTTGTCTCGCTTCTGACGAGCCAAACTACTTTTTGTGTTTTCCCGGCCTCGCGACCGGAATCTTATCTTACCACTAAGACAAGTTATTATCAAGTGGTAATTTTTGTTCATCACCTTGCGGCGACATTTGTTATCTTACCACGGCATATAACTTCTGGCAAGAGGAATTTTATGTATTATTACTTTTTTGCAGGGAATATATTTTTCTATGTCAAATCTTATGGTTATCTTCTATATAGAATGTAGGTGAACAAATGGATATTCTAGCAATACTGGCGGAAAACAAAATCCGTGAAGCAATAGCCAATGGCGATCTAAATAATTTACCTGGCAGCGGCAAACCTATAAAGTTGGAAGATTTGTCTCATGTACCTGAGGAGTTAAGAGCAGGCTACAGCATATTAAAAAATGCAGGGGTACTTCCCGAAGAAATGGAGCTAAAAAAAGAAATCATTACCCTGCAAAAGTTAATCGATTGCTGTCAGGGTAATGAGGACAGAAAGCAGTTAGTGAAAAAACTTAATGAAAAAATTCTTAGATTTGATTTAATGATGGACCGAAGAAAAACCTGTTCTGCCGGTCTTACTCAGTATCGAGATAAAATCTACCGCAAGTTTGGCGGCTATTAAGGCTAATAGCGTGGCAGCTTTTTTTGTTCATGGTAAAATTCCACCACACCAATTTCTTTCATACGATTATTCTTTTGCAACCAACGTTTCCTTAGCATTGGATTGTTTTGTCCGGTGCAAGGAAACTCTTTACATTGAAAACAAAAATCCACCCCTTTTTCCTTATGGCAAGTCTTAGCCAGGCAATCCACCGGACAGGCCGATGCATTACTTCTACAGCCATCACAGGAGGCTTGGGAGAAGAATGTAAGAATATCTTTGAATGATTGATAGTGGGCAAAAGCTGGTTGCTTGGCACTCATTATTTTAGCCAATCTTTCATATTTCCCCAACTTACTGAGTAACTGGGCACTCAACTCTTTAATCTCACCTTGGGAATATGCCGCACATCTCTGGCAATCCAAGCCGCAAGGCGCAATCTCTTTGACTATTTGTTGATAATCCATTGTCTCCCTCCATTCGCAATTATCACATTCTAAACAACCGGTCTAAACCCCTGTACTGTATGGCTTCTGCTAAATGATGAACTAAGATTAATTCGCTGTTTTCTAAATCGGCAATAGTTCGTGCTACCTTCAGAATTCTATCGTGGGAACGGGCACTAAGGGACATTTTTTTAAAAGCCTCCTTAAGCAAGCTAGCCCCTGCCTGATCCAACTTACAAAATTGCCGTACCTCCCTGGCACCCATAGCAGCATTACAACTGATGGAGCGATCACTGAATCTTTTCCGTTGAACCTCTCTGGCTTTTTCAACCCTAGCTTTAATTGCTTGGGATGATTCACCGGGTGTTGTTTCATTTAACTCTGAGTAGGATAATTTAGGAACCTCTAAATGAATATCAATACGATCTAATAATGGTCCACTAATTCGATGTAGATACTTTTGCACCTGAAAGGGAGTGCAGCTGCACTCCTTTTCTTTATCCAGCAGATAGCCGCAGGGACAGGGGTTAGCTGAACCCACTAACATAATATTAGCCGGGAAGGAAACGCTGGCAGCTACTCTGGAAACACTGACACAGCCATCTTCCAACGGTTGTCTTAATGCTTCCAAAGTATTTTTATGAAACTCCGGCAGTTCATCCATAAATAAGACCCCGTGATGGGCTAAACTTATTTCCCCCGGCCTAGGTACCCGCCCCCCACCGATAATACTGGCAGCCGAAGAGGTGTGGTGAGGTGCGCGAAAGGGGCGTTTTCTAACCAAAGGATTGTCTGAGCTCAGTTGTCCGGCTAAACTATAAATTTTGGTAACCTCAATGGCTTCTTCGAAAGTTAAATCAGGCAAAATAGACGGAAGTCTCCGGGCCAACATGGTCTTACCACAGCCAGGACTACCCAGCATCAAAACATTGTGCCCCCCGGCGGCGGCCACTTCCAAGGCCCGCTTGGCTACCAGATGCCCCTTCACATCTGAATAATCTAGCTCCTCTTCTTCTAAAGCAGGGGAGGAGAATGTCTCTTCCGGCTTAAAGGGTTGAAGTTCCTCTTCACCCCTCAGTGCAGCAGCAAGACCAGCCAGAGTCTCAACTCCAAATATCTGTACATCCTGGACAAGTGCAGCTTCTGGGGCGTTTTCCAGCGAGACAACCACCTTATTAATACCCAATTCCCTGGCTGCCAGGACTAAAGGAAGCACCCCATGGACACCCCGCACAGAACCATCCAAGGAAAGCTCGCCGATAAACAAAAACTCCTTGGGAAGCTCCGGATTTATTTGTGCCGTGGCAGCTAAAATACCTACGGCAATGGGCAGGTCAAAAAAGGGTCCTTCCTTACGTAAATCTGCCGGCGCTAGATTTACCGTAATTCTCTGAATAGGAAAATCCAGGCCGGAATTTTTAATAGCCGTCCGAACCCTATCCTTGGCTTCTCTAACGGCGGCGTCCGGTAGTCCAACAATATCCAGGGCAGGCAAACCGCTGGACACATCCACCTCTACCCTTACCCGCTGTCCGTCCAAGCCCAGTAATGCTACACTATCAATAATAGCCAGCACAAGGTTATCCTCCGTAAACCAATCATTTATTTAGTAGCTGCTGCCAGTTCTAATTCCAAGGACTTCTGTAACATACTTTTTGCCAGAGATTCTTGTCCTAAAGCAGCATAGGTTTTACTTAAGTTATAGAAGTAAACTGCTTGGCTGTTATCCAGTTCAATAGCTTTTTGCAAATCATTAAGTGAATTCTCGTAATCACCACATAAATAATAGACATAACCTCTGCAATAATAAGCATCGGCATAATCATTTTTTAGTTCAAGAGATTTATTACAGTCAGTTAGTGCTTTTTCATAGTCCTGCAGTTGAGCATAGGCATATCCCCGCTTTTTGTAAGTGAAATGCAGATAGGGAAAAGTAGGATCCATCTCAGCCACTCGACTAAAATCTTCAATGGCTTCTTGGTATTTACCGCTCAATAGATAGGTACTTCCTCTGTTGTTATAGGCATAGGAGAAGTTAGGTATTAGCTCACAGGACTTAGTATAATCTGCTATGGCCTGGTCATATTGGCCCAGCTTACTATAAGCGTAGCCTCTGCCGTTATATGCTTCAGCCAGATTAGGATTTAGCTCTATGGCTTTTGTATAATCTTCAATGGCTTCATTTTGTTTGCCCAGGTTGGCAAAGGCCATGGCTCTATTAAAATAAGCATTAGCGTCATTTTCATTTAAATCTACCGCTTGAAAGTAACTGGCCAGGTTAGCATCTAATTGTCCGGGAGTCATCTTTAGAAAGCTATCTAAAGTATGGTTAGTCATACCACCATAGACATTTACCCTGGGTAACTGGTAAAGGGCATCTTTTTTTGATGAAATATCGGTATGAACCGTAACGGCTAACTTATAACCTGCTTCCTTTACCGCCTCTATTACTTCCTCATTAAAATCGCCATAGGGGTAACAGAAAGCAGTAACCTGTTTATTTAACATCTCTTCCAGCCTTTGCTTGGAACCAGCCACTTGGCTTTTTAACACTGCATCGTCCAGTTTGGACAAGTAGGGATGGGTTTGGGAATGGCTTCCTACCTCAATCCCCCCATTTAAAATCTTTCTCAGTTGTTGCCAAGTCATATGGTTAGGAGTATTCACCATGTCAGTAATAATAAACGCTGTGGCATTGAAATTGTATTTCTTGAGAATAGGAAATGCTTTGTTATAAAAAGAAGCATAACCATCATCAAAGGTAAGGGCAATGAGCTTATCATTTTCTCCACGGTTCATTTTATGGTCCAGTAATTGTGATACCGTGACTGTCCGGTAACCTTCTTTACTTAAAAAATCCATTAATCGCTCAAAATCCTGTTCAGGAACGTAAAGATTATTTGGTCCTTCGCCAATTTCATGAAACATAAAAATAGGTGTGGTGCCATTGGTGGAACCAGGCAATTGATCATTGGCCTGGGCCGCCAGGGGTAGAGAAAACAGCAAGCACAAAGTAAGGATAATTTTTCTGATTCCCAACTAAAAGCACATCCTTATCAATTAATTCCTTATAATTTTTATATTTAATCCCCTAATTCCTTTATTTTAGAAACTTTTTTACAAAACTTGCCACACCTAAAAGGATTAAACATGCCAATTGAAGAAAACTTAAAGAAAAAAATCTTGGGGGAAATATGCTAAATCATTTAAAAACTTTAAGTCTTTCAGGGGTCTTAACTGTTTTTTGCTTACTGTATTTTGTTCTTCCCGCCTGGGCCAATGACATTATCATACCGGTGGGTGAAAGAAACATTTCCGTTAATGGAAAACCATACACTATGGATGCTCCTTCCTTTCTGGAGCAGGGTAGGTTATATGTATCCTCCCGTTCTTTGGCCAACATGCTGCAGGCAGATGTGAAATGGCAGGACAAAATGGACTATCAAAGCATTACCTTTAACCAAAATGGCCATAGTGTGGTTTTTTTAATAGGTAACAACAACTACTTAGTTAAGCATCGGGAATTTTATACCAGCCTTGAGGAGATGGATGCCCCTCCCCTATTAATTGGTGAAAAATCGTATATACCTGTCAGGTTCCTGTTAGAAAACCTCGGTTACAGGGTGTCCAATGATAATAATTCCCTCCTGGCTAAATTCACGGGGGAGTTTACTAAAGAAGGTTTTGTTATTCCCTTAGAATCATCCCTGCAAAATATCAAAGCCTACCAGGCAGATATTCTACTGGAATTAGTAGTAGAAAATAACATGGACTTAGACAAGCAGATGGCGGAGGTAAAAGATATTTTAGCATCTCAGGGGATTAATCCTCTGCCTGTTATCAATGAGGTCAGTTCTTATTTTAGCAAAGGTTATGTCAATACTTCTTATGGTTTAGGGGATAAGGTTACTGTCCACGGTCTAGGGAAAGGTGCTATTTTAATAAGAATATGGAGATGAGGTAATGGATATCTTTGGTTTTAATGATTCCTTATTCATGCACTTAATACCCAGAACAATTATTTTTGTTATAGTGGTACTAACATTTTTGCCCTGGTTCTTCAGGTGGCTTTGGAATACAACCATGCCGGAGGTATTTAATCTTAAACCAATTACTTATGGACAGAGTTTCAAGTTATTATTAATGTCCTGGATTTTATTTGGTCTTTTTGGAGACTAACACTTTTAAAAAACAGGAGGTAGCCTATGTTTGTCAGTCATGTCAGCAAAATTGAAAAGATTCCCATGAACGCACCTGGGGTAAGTGGTGCTACAAGGCAGTCCTTAATTGGACCGGCCCAGGGTTGGGAAGGTTGGGTGATGCGTCAGTTTTCCCTTTCTAGCGGTGGCCATACCCCCCGCCACACCCACTCCTGGCCACATATAAATTATGTTCTAAGTGGTGAAGGCGTTTTATTTTTAGATGGACAAGAACACAAGGTAGCACCTGGTTCCGTAGCTTATATCCCTGGTGGAGCTGAACACCAATTTATGAATAAAGGCGACCAGGAACTCACATTTATTTGCATTGTTCCTGAGGAAGGGGATAAGTAACAGGGCCCTTTGGCCTTTGATAATCTTGGCTCATGACAATTGTGATGGCCATTAGAAATACCTTCTGGTATTTAAAACATCGAAGGGACGACATCATGTATGGCGTCCCATTTATTTTATGGGGGTACAATGATGGGATTTTTTTGGGGAAAGTCTTCATTGTAGGTTGAGTCCTTAGAATTAACCTTTAGCAAGAAGGGTGTCGGATTTAGCGGATATCAGGTGTGGGCCGCCATTGAGCAACTTATTAATGTTACAAAAATCTTACTATAAACAGGAAATATTAACAGGTTGTGGACACTGACGTATAAAAGGTTATCGGCTTCAGTTACATGCAACTAGCCATATTTCAACGGAAGGAAATAGAAATTAGATATGTAGAACAGAATCCCTAGGGCAACATTAACGACGAAATTCATTTTGTCAGGAATGTTATGCAAACCCCCAAGCGTGCAGTTAATAACCTTAACCAATTAGTAAAAAAGCGGAATTGTTACGTCAAGCAAGGTGCAAGGGTAGTAAATCAAATGACGATTCGTGAGCTAATGGGAACAAAAG
This region of Desulforamulus ferrireducens genomic DNA includes:
- a CDS encoding DnaJ family domain-containing protein, coding for MDILAILAENKIREAIANGDLNNLPGSGKPIKLEDLSHVPEELRAGYSILKNAGVLPEEMELKKEIITLQKLIDCCQGNEDRKQLVKKLNEKILRFDLMMDRRKTCSAGLTQYRDKIYRKFGGY
- a CDS encoding DUF3795 domain-containing protein — its product is MDYQQIVKEIAPCGLDCQRCAAYSQGEIKELSAQLLSKLGKYERLAKIMSAKQPAFAHYQSFKDILTFFSQASCDGCRSNASACPVDCLAKTCHKEKGVDFCFQCKEFPCTGQNNPMLRKRWLQKNNRMKEIGVVEFYHEQKKLPRY
- a CDS encoding YifB family Mg chelatase-like AAA ATPase yields the protein MLAIIDSVALLGLDGQRVRVEVDVSSGLPALDIVGLPDAAVREAKDRVRTAIKNSGLDFPIQRITVNLAPADLRKEGPFFDLPIAVGILAATAQINPELPKEFLFIGELSLDGSVRGVHGVLPLVLAARELGINKVVVSLENAPEAALVQDVQIFGVETLAGLAAALRGEEELQPFKPEETFSSPALEEEELDYSDVKGHLVAKRALEVAAAGGHNVLMLGSPGCGKTMLARRLPSILPDLTFEEAIEVTKIYSLAGQLSSDNPLVRKRPFRAPHHTSSAASIIGGGRVPRPGEISLAHHGVLFMDELPEFHKNTLEALRQPLEDGCVSVSRVAASVSFPANIMLVGSANPCPCGYLLDKEKECSCTPFQVQKYLHRISGPLLDRIDIHLEVPKLSYSELNETTPGESSQAIKARVEKAREVQRKRFSDRSISCNAAMGAREVRQFCKLDQAGASLLKEAFKKMSLSARSHDRILKVARTIADLENSELILVHHLAEAIQYRGLDRLFRM
- a CDS encoding tetratricopeptide repeat protein, coding for MGIRKIILTLCLLFSLPLAAQANDQLPGSTNGTTPIFMFHEIGEGPNNLYVPEQDFERLMDFLSKEGYRTVTVSQLLDHKMNRGENDKLIALTFDDGYASFYNKAFPILKKYNFNATAFIITDMVNTPNHMTWQQLRKILNGGIEVGSHSQTHPYLSKLDDAVLKSQVAGSKQRLEEMLNKQVTAFCYPYGDFNEEVIEAVKEAGYKLAVTVHTDISSKKDALYQLPRVNVYGGMTNHTLDSFLKMTPGQLDANLASYFQAVDLNENDANAYFNRAMAFANLGKQNEAIEDYTKAIELNPNLAEAYNGRGYAYSKLGQYDQAIADYTKSCELIPNFSYAYNNRGSTYLLSGKYQEAIEDFSRVAEMDPTFPYLHFTYKKRGYAYAQLQDYEKALTDCNKSLELKNDYADAYYCRGYVYYLCGDYENSLNDLQKAIELDNSQAVYFYNLSKTYAALGQESLAKSMLQKSLELELAAATK
- a CDS encoding copper amine oxidase N-terminal domain-containing protein — translated: MLNHLKTLSLSGVLTVFCLLYFVLPAWANDIIIPVGERNISVNGKPYTMDAPSFLEQGRLYVSSRSLANMLQADVKWQDKMDYQSITFNQNGHSVVFLIGNNNYLVKHREFYTSLEEMDAPPLLIGEKSYIPVRFLLENLGYRVSNDNNSLLAKFTGEFTKEGFVIPLESSLQNIKAYQADILLELVVENNMDLDKQMAEVKDILASQGINPLPVINEVSSYFSKGYVNTSYGLGDKVTVHGLGKGAILIRIWR
- a CDS encoding cupin domain-containing protein; the encoded protein is MFVSHVSKIEKIPMNAPGVSGATRQSLIGPAQGWEGWVMRQFSLSSGGHTPRHTHSWPHINYVLSGEGVLFLDGQEHKVAPGSVAYIPGGAEHQFMNKGDQELTFICIVPEEGDK